A stretch of Pseudomonadota bacterium DNA encodes these proteins:
- a CDS encoding ABC transporter transmembrane domain-containing protein — protein sequence MSFSILGFVRKMVRPYHLPVFIMVLSAIGLAVQTSLLPYILKVILDRMATFPNKDPYSILIFPAILYLIIYFTHSTTYRLYNYFVEYRMIPEMRKRISTNCINHLLKLSHQFYQNNFAGSLGSKVSELVMAIPDSIRLVIDKFISTFLVLTIAIFTLSTVNPSFALILILWALILLGSAIFLSKRMSRLAADWAFKGHL from the coding sequence ATGTCGTTCTCTATACTAGGTTTTGTTCGCAAAATGGTGCGTCCCTACCATTTGCCAGTTTTTATTATGGTATTATCTGCCATTGGATTGGCAGTACAAACCTCACTTTTGCCTTACATATTAAAAGTCATCCTTGATCGTATGGCGACTTTCCCCAATAAAGATCCTTACTCAATTCTGATATTTCCCGCTATTCTTTATTTAATCATTTATTTTACCCACTCCACCACATACCGTCTTTATAATTATTTTGTTGAGTACCGTATGATTCCTGAAATGAGGAAAAGAATTAGCACTAACTGCATTAATCACCTATTAAAGTTATCCCATCAGTTTTACCAAAACAATTTTGCAGGCAGTTTAGGTAGCAAGGTTAGCGAGCTGGTTATGGCAATTCCTGATTCTATTCGCCTTGTTATTGACAAGTTCATCAGCACTTTTCTCGTACTGACGATCGCCATCTTTACTTTATCGACAGTCAATCCTAGTTTTGCACTTATTTTGATACTTTGGGCGTTAATATTACTAGGTTCTGCTATCTTTCTGAGCAAACGAATGAGTAGGCTTGCCGCAGACTGGGCGTTTAAAGGACACCTATAG